ATGCCTTTTTCGGTGTAATGTTAGCCTTACATGTAAATGTTCATAACTCTTTACATGTAAGGCTAAACAGTTACGTTGCGTTTATTTTTGTATAAAATACTTTACATAGTGCCTACTTGTTGATAAAATGACTACTATTTTATACAAAAAGGCCTTGTATGGATTTTCAAGAATTAGCCCAAGAACTCTCACGACTACGCAAAAGCAAAAATATTTCCCAACCCATCATGGCGACCCATTTGCACATCTCAAGAGCCACGATAAGTAATTTTGAAAATGGTTCAAGCGCCGATGTGGGGCTTAAAAAAATGATGCAAAAAGAGAGATTTTAGAAAAGCTTGTGGGTGAGCTTTAGGCTACACAAATCCCTTACATGTAAGGGATTGTTAGTGCCATAGAGGTTCCGTTGTTGTGAAAAAACTTCGCGTCTGTTTTGAATTTGTTTTTGACTAGGGTAGTGATGATGTCCATCCCGATGCCCAAACGTTGCGGTTTTTCGTTGAAACCTATGCCGTTGTCTGAGATTAAAACACGGATGCACGCCTCGTCTTGGCTGATAGTTACGGTGATTTTGGGTGAAGCTATGCCCCTAAAAGCGTACTTGATGGCGTTGCTGACAAACTCGTTGATGATGATGCCAAGGGTGATGGAGTGGTGGGCGCCTAGGTAAAATTCAGGCGAATGCACCTCTTTTTGTATGTCTAGCACCGAACTTGCCAAAAGGTTGTCTAGCAAAGCGGTGACATAGTGTTTGACTTCCAATGTTTTGTGGGTTTCGTTTTGGCGGAGTTTGTCGTGGGCTAGGGAGATGGCGGCGATGGTGTTGTGGATGTCTTCTAAGGACTGGGAGGTGTCTTTTTGCAAGGAATGCAACGAAACGATGCTCGCAATCACTTGAAGGTTGTTTTTAACCCGATGGTCAAGTTCTCGATACAAAAGCTCTTTTTCTCTTTCGGCTTCTTTGCGCGCCGTGGTGTCACGACTGACGCCGTGGTAGCCGACGATGGCATTGTTTTTGTCATACACGGCTTTTGAGACCACTTCGCCCCAGATGAACGAACCGTCTTTGCACCTGTGTTGCACTTCAAAGATCGAGTGGAGGTCATTGACCGCCGCTTCTTTGCTCTCTTGCCTTTGTTTGATGCGCTCCATGACGATAGCGATGCCCTCATCCGTAAACATTTCAAAAACATGGCGGCCTACCAACTCTTCGGGTTTAAAGCCCAGTTTTTCTTCCACGGAAGGGCTGATGTAGGTGAGAAAATGGTCGCTATTGGTTTTCCAAATCACATCGGTGACATCTTCGGTAAGCTCACGGTAAAGGGTTTCGCTGGTTTTGAGTTTTTCCTCTGCGTGTTTGCGTTGGCGAACTTCCCGCCGCAATAGGTAAATCCAATACCCCACCAGCGCAAATGCTAGTGCAATAAACAGGCCATATTTCGTCAGTGTTGCACCGCTTATCCCGTGGTCGAGACTTAACCAATGCTCAAACATGGCGTCAAATTCTTCTTTGGGGATAGTCGCCATCGCTTTTGTCAAAATGGGAGCAAGGGGTTCGTTTCCTTTGGTAAGGGCAAATGCTTGGTGGCTAACGTATTCGGTTTGACCCGAAAAACGCAGGGTGTTCAAATGGTTTTTTTTGATGACGTAATCCACGAGGTTTGCGTCGCCCACATACGCATCGGCTAATCCACCCGCTACCATCTCTAGGGCTTCTTTGGTGCTAGACGCAGGTACCAGGAGGATGGTGGGGTATTTATTTTTCATAAATTCTTCCATAAAATAGCCCCGCTCAATGGCAACACGTTTGTTGGCGAGTTGTCTCAAACTCCCAACAAACGGCCCTTTCCCGTTGTCGACAATAATAGTAGACGCGTTGTGGTAAGGTTCGCTAAAGGTCAGATAGGTTGAACGTTCTGGCGTTTTTACAATACTTGTAATCATATCCAGCTCCCCTTTTTTCGCCAGCGCCAATACCTCCTCCCAAGATTTATCTTTCAGTATGTCAAAACGTAACCCAAGTATTTTTTCAAGCTCACGCATATAATCTACCACTACGCCAATATAATTACCCTCTTTGTCCACCCACTCA
The nucleotide sequence above comes from Sulfurospirillum tamanense. Encoded proteins:
- a CDS encoding helix-turn-helix domain-containing protein, whose translation is MDFQELAQELSRLRKSKNISQPIMATHLHISRATISNFENGSSADVGLKKMMQKERF
- a CDS encoding PAS domain S-box protein — its product is MRTLLCLLLLWVHAYAATSLAEKSAQLHLSEEEKQWIAEHPRIVVGMDPLYAPYEWVDKEGNYIGVVVDYMRELEKILGLRFDILKDKSWEEVLALAKKGELDMITSIVKTPERSTYLTFSEPYHNASTIIVDNGKGPFVGSLRQLANKRVAIERGYFMEEFMKNKYPTILLVPASSTKEALEMVAGGLADAYVGDANLVDYVIKKNHLNTLRFSGQTEYVSHQAFALTKGNEPLAPILTKAMATIPKEEFDAMFEHWLSLDHGISGATLTKYGLFIALAFALVGYWIYLLRREVRQRKHAEEKLKTSETLYRELTEDVTDVIWKTNSDHFLTYISPSVEEKLGFKPEELVGRHVFEMFTDEGIAIVMERIKQRQESKEAAVNDLHSIFEVQHRCKDGSFIWGEVVSKAVYDKNNAIVGYHGVSRDTTARKEAEREKELLYRELDHRVKNNLQVIASIVSLHSLQKDTSQSLEDIHNTIAAISLAHDKLRQNETHKTLEVKHYVTALLDNLLASSVLDIQKEVHSPEFYLGAHHSITLGIIINEFVSNAIKYAFRGIASPKITVTISQDEACIRVLISDNGIGFNEKPQRLGIGMDIITTLVKNKFKTDAKFFHNNGTSMALTIPYM